The following are from one region of the Bacillus methanolicus MGA3 genome:
- a CDS encoding nitrite/sulfite reductase, whose translation MAYEKIWRDNPNLNKTEIKKLQKDGLKIFDDIPYYAKNGFSSIPKEEWDMFKWAGLYLQRPKEDGYFMMRVTIPSGILTNEQAVTLANIAKDYGRGVYDITTRQAVQFHWLTIEQIPDIFDRLKKVGLSTAGACGDITRNIVGNPLAGIDPNELFDTRDIVREVYEYFQFNEDFSNLPRKYKISISANVYNSSNAEIHDLSFVPAYKEINGERVAGFHVKVGGGLSSVPKLAETLDVFITPDQTLKVAIAVTTIFRDYGYREKRHRARMKFLVADWGPEKFKEKLLEYTGPLPEKGEDAVKGWSAGYYYGVHKQKQDGLNFVGVNIPVGRLTPDDVLEFARLSKIYGNGELRNCNSQNLIISNIPDENVDALLKEDLFKKFPISPNKVVGYSVSCTGIEYCNLALVETKERMKRIAENLDKEVDLDVPVRIHMVGCPNSCGQRQIADIGLQGIKMKNKDKVMVEAFEIFIGGTLNNGGKYNERLKGKVEAHQLEYILKELLLYFNETKLPGETFYDYVERVGTSSLQEKLDLLLSSVAV comes from the coding sequence ATGGCATACGAAAAAATTTGGAGAGATAATCCAAACCTTAATAAAACAGAGATTAAAAAGCTTCAAAAAGACGGCCTAAAGATCTTTGATGATATTCCGTACTATGCGAAGAACGGTTTCAGCTCGATACCGAAGGAAGAATGGGATATGTTCAAGTGGGCGGGTCTGTATTTACAGAGGCCGAAAGAAGACGGCTATTTTATGATGCGTGTTACCATTCCATCGGGCATTTTAACGAATGAGCAGGCAGTTACACTGGCGAATATCGCTAAAGATTACGGCCGGGGAGTCTATGATATTACAACAAGACAGGCAGTACAATTTCACTGGCTGACGATTGAACAAATTCCCGATATTTTTGATCGCCTAAAAAAAGTGGGCTTGTCTACGGCAGGTGCTTGCGGGGATATAACAAGAAACATTGTCGGAAATCCTCTAGCAGGCATTGATCCAAATGAACTGTTCGATACTAGAGATATAGTAAGGGAAGTTTACGAGTACTTCCAATTTAATGAGGATTTTTCAAATCTTCCGCGTAAATACAAAATTTCTATCAGCGCAAATGTGTATAATTCTTCCAATGCGGAAATTCATGACTTATCATTTGTTCCTGCTTATAAAGAAATAAATGGCGAAAGAGTAGCGGGCTTTCACGTGAAAGTCGGCGGCGGCTTGTCTTCCGTACCGAAGCTGGCAGAGACGCTGGATGTATTTATAACTCCGGATCAAACATTAAAAGTAGCTATAGCGGTCACTACTATATTCCGTGATTACGGCTATCGTGAAAAGCGCCACCGTGCGCGTATGAAATTTCTTGTCGCAGATTGGGGTCCTGAAAAATTCAAGGAAAAGTTATTGGAATATACTGGCCCACTTCCTGAAAAAGGTGAAGATGCGGTGAAAGGATGGTCCGCCGGATACTATTATGGGGTTCACAAACAAAAACAGGATGGATTGAATTTTGTGGGAGTCAATATTCCTGTCGGACGTTTAACTCCTGATGATGTACTCGAATTTGCTCGTTTATCAAAAATTTATGGGAATGGGGAACTTAGAAACTGTAATTCTCAAAATCTGATTATTTCGAACATACCTGATGAAAATGTTGACGCGTTGCTAAAGGAAGATTTATTTAAAAAATTCCCTATTTCCCCGAATAAAGTGGTCGGCTATTCCGTTTCATGCACCGGAATCGAGTATTGCAACTTGGCGCTGGTGGAAACAAAAGAAAGAATGAAAAGAATTGCCGAGAATTTAGATAAGGAAGTGGATCTTGACGTCCCTGTACGCATTCACATGGTCGGCTGTCCGAACTCTTGCGGCCAGCGGCAAATCGCAGATATCGGGTTGCAAGGAATTAAGATGAAAAACAAAGACAAGGTCATGGTTGAGGCGTTTGAAATTTTTATTGGCGGTACGCTGAATAATGGCGGAAAATACAATGAAAGGCTAAAGGGCAAAGTTGAAGCGCATCAGCTTGAGTATATTTTGAAAGAGCTTCTGTTGTATTTTAATGAAACGAAGCTGCCAGGTGAGACATTCTATGATTATGTTGAAAGGGTTGGAACGTCTTCGTTACAGGAAAAATTGGATTTGCTATTAAGCAGTGTAGCAGTTTAA
- a CDS encoding DUF3906 family protein: MNLYRFEVTLKGNEVIHVVIAAENDEDAFRLVDVEIEKHFLKLPEIQDISLYEKKKIRKGNGFVLSRLETA, encoded by the coding sequence ATGAATTTGTACCGGTTTGAAGTCACGCTTAAGGGTAATGAGGTCATTCACGTTGTCATCGCAGCCGAAAACGATGAAGATGCATTTCGCCTTGTCGATGTAGAGATTGAAAAGCATTTTTTGAAACTACCTGAAATCCAGGATATTTCATTATACGAAAAGAAGAAAATTCGAAAAGGGAATGGGTTTGTGTTATCGCGTCTAGAAACAGCTTAA
- the cobA gene encoding uroporphyrinogen-III C-methyltransferase, with amino-acid sequence MGKVYLVGAGPGDPELITLKGLRCIQEADVILYDRLINNELLNYAKPNAELIYCGKLPGFHLLQQETINHFLVKYAKKGNVVTRLKGGDPFVFGRGGEEAEALVKHGIQFEIVPGITAGIAAPAYAGIPVTHREYGSSFAFITGHRKNGEEDSHKWDALARGIDTLAIYMGVKNLPYIQQKLLEHGKNPNTPVAFIHWGTFRAQKTVVSTLEFAAETAAKEKIENPTLIIIGEVVKMREKISWFEQMNIDERLLVSEGI; translated from the coding sequence ATGGGGAAAGTTTACTTGGTTGGTGCAGGACCTGGTGATCCTGAGCTTATTACATTAAAAGGATTGAGATGTATCCAAGAAGCAGATGTTATATTATACGATCGATTAATTAATAATGAATTGCTAAACTATGCCAAACCGAATGCGGAATTGATATACTGCGGCAAGCTGCCAGGTTTTCATTTACTGCAGCAAGAGACAATCAACCATTTTCTTGTGAAGTACGCAAAAAAAGGAAATGTTGTAACGAGATTGAAAGGCGGGGACCCATTCGTTTTTGGAAGGGGCGGAGAGGAAGCAGAAGCTCTTGTTAAACATGGGATACAGTTTGAAATCGTACCGGGTATTACAGCGGGAATAGCGGCGCCGGCATATGCCGGCATTCCCGTAACACACCGGGAGTACGGTTCATCATTTGCCTTCATTACAGGCCACCGAAAAAACGGTGAAGAAGACAGCCACAAGTGGGATGCACTTGCAAGAGGGATCGATACTCTTGCCATCTATATGGGAGTAAAAAATCTTCCTTACATCCAGCAAAAGCTTCTTGAACATGGGAAAAACCCAAATACACCGGTAGCATTCATTCATTGGGGAACGTTCCGCGCACAAAAAACGGTCGTAAGCACTCTTGAATTTGCTGCAGAAACCGCCGCAAAGGAAAAAATAGAAAATCCTACTCTAATCATTATTGGAGAGGTTGTCAAGATGCGTGAGAAAATCAGCTGGTTCGAGCAGATGAATATCGATGAAAGACTGCTTGTAAGCGAGGGAATATAA
- a CDS encoding sirohydrochlorin chelatase produces MEAILYICHGSRVKKACEQAIEFIKKCMAQNPVSIQEYCFLELAAPTIEEAYEKCVQRGATKIVVLPVLLLTAVHAKEDIPNELERIRKRFPNVEMVYGRPIGVHHHMIDILIERLLETREELSEDSMVLLIGRGSSDPDVKRDLTEIAQLLKRKAGLKRVDTCYLTAAKPGLEEALFTAKQSSYRKIFIIPYLLFTGILMNTIKKTIKAGFADGEKEYVLCNYLGYHPLIGNILRERYNELLGGSDRVSHYA; encoded by the coding sequence ATGGAAGCTATTCTCTATATCTGTCATGGAAGCAGGGTGAAAAAAGCGTGTGAGCAGGCCATTGAATTTATAAAAAAATGCATGGCCCAAAACCCTGTTTCTATTCAAGAGTATTGCTTTCTTGAATTGGCGGCTCCCACGATCGAAGAAGCATATGAAAAGTGCGTCCAAAGAGGCGCTACTAAGATTGTTGTTCTTCCTGTTTTGCTCTTGACTGCTGTCCATGCAAAAGAAGATATACCAAACGAACTTGAACGAATCCGAAAACGATTCCCGAACGTGGAAATGGTATATGGGAGACCAATTGGCGTCCACCACCATATGATTGATATCTTGATTGAACGTCTCCTTGAAACAAGGGAAGAGCTTAGTGAAGATTCCATGGTTCTCTTAATCGGTAGAGGGAGCAGCGACCCGGACGTAAAGCGTGACTTAACCGAAATCGCACAGCTGCTAAAAAGGAAAGCAGGATTAAAAAGGGTTGACACATGTTATTTAACAGCAGCAAAACCTGGTTTGGAAGAGGCTCTTTTTACTGCAAAGCAGAGCAGCTATAGGAAAATATTTATCATCCCATATCTGCTTTTTACAGGAATTTTGATGAATACCATTAAAAAAACCATTAAGGCAGGCTTCGCTGATGGAGAAAAGGAATATGTATTATGCAATTATCTTGGATACCACCCGTTGATTGGAAACATATTGCGGGAACGTTATAACGAACTTTTGGGAGGCAGCGACCGTGTATCCCATTATGCTTGA
- a CDS encoding NAD(P)-binding protein, with translation MYPIMLDMTNKLCVIIGGGKIAYRKVVPLLKAGANIHIVSPEICDEINKLWTEQKVKVFLKEVEKADYEHAFMIIAATNSKEINEQIYKNTTENQLVNIVSDQEMGNFHIPASAVRGRLVISVSTGGASPALAKKIRNDLLDQFDESYEGYLDFLWEVRKKIKNSRLSETEKSNLLLKLAEEKFKDSEKERNRFMTWMQEFLVD, from the coding sequence GTGTATCCCATTATGCTTGATATGACCAATAAGCTATGTGTTATCATTGGCGGTGGGAAAATTGCTTATCGAAAAGTGGTTCCATTACTCAAAGCAGGAGCAAACATCCATATCGTAAGTCCGGAAATATGTGACGAGATAAATAAGCTCTGGACTGAACAGAAGGTAAAAGTGTTTTTAAAAGAAGTAGAAAAGGCTGACTATGAACATGCTTTTATGATCATTGCGGCTACAAATTCGAAAGAAATAAATGAACAAATTTATAAAAATACAACGGAAAATCAGCTGGTTAATATCGTTAGCGATCAAGAAATGGGGAATTTCCACATACCTGCTTCCGCAGTAAGAGGACGATTGGTGATAAGTGTTTCAACTGGCGGGGCAAGTCCGGCTCTTGCGAAAAAAATAAGAAATGATTTACTTGATCAATTTGATGAATCCTATGAAGGTTATCTTGATTTCTTGTGGGAAGTCCGCAAGAAAATCAAGAACAGCCGTTTATCAGAGACGGAGAAATCAAATCTGTTACTCAAATTGGCAGAGGAAAAATTTAAAGATTCCGAGAAAGAAAGAAACAGATTTATGACTTGGATGCAAGAATTTTTAGTTGATTAA
- a CDS encoding sulfite exporter TauE/SafE family protein, producing the protein MKKLLVLAFVGFVAQLIDGSLGMAYGVTSSSLLLVFGIAPAVASASVHLSEVVTTAASGISHIKFGNVDRKMVFRLTIPGSIGAFVGACFLSNLPGEIVKPYVSTFLLILGVYIIFRFLFLFKPAEEKESPPLPYKQSILLGLIAGFADATGGGGWGPIATPILLSKKGMTARKVVGTVDTTEFAVAISASLGFILSLGWNTVNWIWVCALMLGGVVAAPIAAWLVKIMPAQMMGVLVGGFIILVNARTLLSAWLPNSSEYYSLIYSIILLLWGTAIIFSAKKLINVNKNNLVKGSNIQSDN; encoded by the coding sequence ATGAAAAAATTACTTGTTTTAGCTTTCGTTGGATTTGTTGCACAGTTAATTGATGGATCATTAGGAATGGCTTATGGAGTTACTTCCTCATCACTTCTTCTGGTCTTTGGAATCGCTCCGGCTGTGGCATCGGCTTCTGTTCACTTATCCGAAGTTGTAACGACAGCAGCATCGGGGATTTCACATATTAAGTTCGGAAATGTGGATCGAAAAATGGTGTTTCGCCTAACTATTCCAGGTTCTATCGGGGCCTTTGTCGGAGCCTGTTTTTTAAGCAATTTGCCTGGAGAAATTGTAAAACCATATGTTTCAACATTTCTTTTAATTCTTGGTGTCTATATCATTTTCCGGTTTTTGTTTTTGTTTAAACCGGCTGAAGAAAAGGAGTCTCCGCCGTTGCCGTATAAACAGTCCATCCTTTTAGGACTGATTGCCGGGTTTGCTGATGCTACTGGAGGTGGTGGCTGGGGACCGATTGCAACGCCCATTCTTTTATCTAAAAAAGGAATGACAGCTCGTAAAGTTGTTGGAACAGTAGATACAACAGAGTTTGCTGTTGCTATATCAGCCTCTTTAGGTTTTATCCTTTCTCTTGGATGGAACACAGTGAATTGGATATGGGTATGTGCTTTGATGCTTGGAGGAGTTGTTGCTGCACCCATTGCAGCTTGGCTTGTTAAGATCATGCCAGCACAGATGATGGGAGTTTTGGTGGGAGGATTTATCATTTTGGTGAATGCCCGAACTTTACTATCAGCCTGGCTGCCGAATTCTTCTGAATATTATTCTCTTATTTACAGTATTATTTTATTATTATGGGGAACAGCTATAATTTTCTCTGCCAAAAAACTAATCAATGTAAACAAAAATAACCTAGTAAAAGGTTCGAACATCCAAAGTGATAATTGA
- a CDS encoding 3D domain-containing protein, giving the protein MKKLLLYITSSIFLVFGFSGVASAAGTYQVKNGDTLWDIAKKYKVTVSQLKSWNHLKSDVIKPKQILKISGTANAAARTTAKVASAKTAVYKTITVKASAYTATCKGCNGITATGLNLKKNSSIKVVAVDPKIIPLGSKVYVEGYGYAIAADKGGRIRGNRIDVFMPSHSKAIQWGVKTVKVIVYK; this is encoded by the coding sequence TTGAAGAAACTACTATTATATATTACTTCATCAATCTTTCTAGTTTTTGGATTTTCAGGAGTAGCTTCGGCAGCAGGTACATATCAAGTAAAAAACGGTGACACTCTTTGGGACATAGCTAAAAAATATAAAGTGACTGTCAGCCAGTTAAAAAGCTGGAATCATCTTAAGAGCGATGTAATCAAGCCAAAGCAGATTTTAAAAATTTCAGGAACAGCGAATGCTGCCGCTAGAACTACCGCAAAAGTCGCATCAGCTAAAACAGCAGTGTATAAAACAATCACTGTTAAAGCGTCTGCTTATACAGCAACTTGCAAAGGCTGCAACGGAATAACGGCTACAGGCTTAAATTTAAAGAAAAATTCTTCGATAAAAGTAGTTGCCGTTGATCCAAAAATAATTCCACTAGGTTCAAAGGTTTATGTGGAAGGTTACGGCTATGCGATTGCAGCTGATAAAGGAGGAAGAATCAGAGGCAATAGAATTGATGTATTCATGCCTTCACATTCAAAAGCTATCCAATGGGGTGTCAAAACTGTAAAAGTAATAGTGTACAAATAA
- a CDS encoding acetaldehyde dehydrogenase (acetylating), with product MLRDKDLQSIQEVRNYLEEAKSAQEIVAKMTQEEIDKIVESMSNAGREAAERLAAMAVEETGFGNVPDKITKNLFASVDVYNSIKDVKTVGIINRDEENKIWEVAQPVGIVAGIVPSTNPTSTIIFKSLIAVKAGNAIVFSPHPGAAKSSLEAAKLMQEAAERAGAPKGLISCITQPTLAATNELMKHKLTGVILATGGPGMVKAAYSSGKPAYGVGPGNVPVYIHESADIAKAIELIIESKTFDYGTICASEQALLVDESIKEKVVAELKQQGAYFLNEDEKRKVESVIMVNGALNAKIVGKTPQVIAEMAGIEVPSDVRVLVAEETGVGKEYPFSIEKLSPTLAFYTVKGMEEASALAQEMLEKGGLGHTVGIHAQDEKVIEAYTINKPAGRIIVNAGTTFGGIGATVNVKPSLTLGCGAMGNNVTSDNVTVTHLFNIKRVAFGVREMPKKDESAQKEPALTK from the coding sequence GTGTTACGAGATAAAGATTTGCAATCTATCCAGGAAGTAAGAAACTATCTTGAAGAAGCAAAATCAGCGCAAGAAATCGTTGCAAAAATGACACAAGAAGAGATTGACAAAATCGTTGAAAGCATGTCGAATGCGGGAAGAGAAGCAGCAGAACGATTGGCTGCCATGGCAGTAGAAGAAACAGGTTTTGGTAACGTTCCTGATAAAATTACAAAAAATTTGTTTGCTTCAGTTGATGTTTACAACTCTATCAAAGATGTGAAAACAGTCGGAATTATTAATCGGGATGAAGAAAATAAAATTTGGGAAGTGGCTCAACCTGTAGGGATCGTTGCAGGAATCGTGCCATCTACAAACCCAACTTCAACAATTATTTTTAAATCATTAATTGCAGTTAAAGCTGGAAATGCAATTGTATTCAGCCCGCATCCAGGTGCTGCAAAAAGTTCACTAGAAGCTGCAAAACTCATGCAAGAAGCAGCTGAGCGCGCAGGAGCTCCTAAAGGTTTAATTTCTTGCATCACTCAACCAACATTAGCTGCAACAAATGAGCTTATGAAACATAAATTAACAGGCGTAATTCTTGCAACTGGCGGTCCTGGTATGGTGAAAGCGGCATACAGCTCTGGAAAACCAGCATACGGCGTAGGACCTGGCAACGTACCTGTCTACATTCATGAAAGTGCAGACATTGCAAAAGCTATTGAACTAATCATTGAAAGTAAGACTTTTGACTACGGAACAATTTGCGCTTCCGAACAAGCTCTTTTAGTTGATGAATCTATTAAAGAAAAAGTTGTTGCCGAATTAAAACAACAAGGTGCTTACTTCTTAAATGAAGATGAGAAACGTAAAGTTGAATCCGTCATCATGGTAAACGGTGCATTAAACGCTAAAATCGTTGGTAAAACTCCACAAGTGATTGCGGAAATGGCTGGAATTGAGGTTCCGTCTGACGTAAGAGTTCTTGTTGCGGAAGAAACAGGAGTGGGTAAAGAATATCCATTCTCAATCGAAAAATTATCTCCAACTCTAGCATTCTATACAGTGAAAGGTATGGAAGAAGCAAGCGCTCTTGCTCAAGAAATGCTTGAAAAAGGCGGTCTAGGCCACACAGTTGGAATTCACGCCCAAGACGAAAAAGTAATTGAAGCGTACACAATCAATAAACCTGCTGGACGTATTATTGTAAATGCTGGTACAACATTTGGTGGAATTGGTGCAACTGTGAATGTAAAACCATCCTTGACTCTTGGATGCGGTGCTATGGGTAACAACGTTACATCTGACAATGTTACAGTAACACATTTATTCAACATTAAACGTGTTGCATTTGGCGTCCGCGAAATGCCAAAAAAAGATGAAAGCGCTCAAAAAGAACCAGCTCTAACAAAATAA
- a CDS encoding acetaldehyde dehydrogenase (acetylating): MIRDKDLQSIQEVRDYLEQAKSAQDIVGKMSQSEIDQIVESMANAGRDEAERLATMAVEETGFGKVADKVVKNLFAANDVYNAIKDMKTVGIINRDEQNRVWEIAQPVGIVAGIVPSTNPTSTAIFKSLIAVKGRNAIIFSPHPSAAKCTAEAVKIMQEAAERAGAPKGLISCITQPTLPATNELMKHKFTKVILATGGSAMVLAAYSSGKPAYGVGPGNVPSYIHESADLEKAARLIVESKNFDYGTICASEQALVVDQSIKEKFIFELKKQGAYFLDENEKQKVVSVIMVNGRLNANQVGRSPQKIGEIAGIEVPSDAKVLVAEETNVGKEYPVSIEKLSPVLAFYTVKDKEEASGLCGQILAFGGLGHTLGIHCNDDKVVEEFTLDKPVSRIVVNGGTTFGGIGATTAIFPSLTLGCGAIGNNISSDNIGAKHMINIKRVAYAIREMPKQDEVSQKEHALTK, encoded by the coding sequence TTGATAAGGGATAAAGATTTGCAATCCATTCAGGAAGTAAGAGACTACCTTGAACAAGCTAAATCAGCCCAAGATATCGTCGGAAAGATGTCACAAAGCGAGATCGACCAAATTGTTGAGAGCATGGCGAATGCGGGAAGAGACGAAGCGGAACGATTGGCGACAATGGCAGTAGAAGAGACGGGTTTTGGTAAAGTGGCTGATAAAGTTGTGAAAAATCTGTTCGCCGCTAATGATGTATACAACGCAATTAAAGATATGAAAACCGTAGGGATCATAAATCGGGACGAACAAAATCGTGTTTGGGAAATCGCTCAACCTGTAGGAATCGTCGCGGGAATCGTCCCATCAACAAATCCCACTTCGACAGCTATTTTTAAATCGTTGATCGCAGTCAAAGGAAGAAATGCAATCATTTTTAGCCCTCACCCGTCGGCTGCAAAATGCACGGCTGAAGCGGTTAAAATCATGCAAGAAGCAGCTGAGCGTGCGGGGGCTCCAAAAGGGCTAATCTCTTGTATTACACAGCCGACATTGCCTGCAACGAATGAGTTAATGAAACATAAATTTACAAAAGTAATTCTTGCCACTGGTGGCAGCGCGATGGTGTTAGCGGCATATAGTTCCGGGAAACCAGCATACGGCGTAGGTCCAGGAAACGTACCATCATATATTCATGAAAGTGCGGATTTAGAAAAAGCCGCTAGACTTATCGTAGAAAGCAAAAATTTTGATTATGGAACGATTTGTGCTTCCGAACAAGCTCTTGTCGTTGATCAATCCATTAAAGAAAAGTTCATTTTCGAGTTAAAGAAGCAAGGTGCTTACTTTTTGGATGAGAATGAAAAACAAAAGGTAGTTTCTGTTATCATGGTAAACGGAAGGCTCAACGCCAATCAGGTAGGAAGATCTCCTCAGAAGATTGGGGAAATAGCCGGTATAGAGGTTCCTTCCGACGCGAAGGTGCTCGTAGCAGAAGAGACGAATGTGGGCAAAGAATATCCAGTTTCCATTGAAAAATTGTCCCCGGTTCTTGCATTTTATACGGTGAAGGATAAGGAAGAAGCAAGTGGTCTTTGCGGACAAATACTCGCATTTGGCGGATTGGGCCATACATTAGGTATTCACTGTAATGACGATAAGGTAGTAGAAGAATTTACCTTAGATAAACCGGTTTCACGTATTGTTGTAAATGGGGGTACGACGTTTGGAGGAATAGGCGCCACTACGGCAATATTCCCATCTTTAACACTGGGATGCGGCGCGATTGGTAATAACATTTCGTCTGATAATATTGGGGCAAAACATATGATCAATATTAAACGTGTGGCGTATGCGATCCGCGAGATGCCAAAACAGGACGAAGTTTCGCAAAAAGAACATGCACTAACGAAATAA